One segment of Trueperaceae bacterium DNA contains the following:
- a CDS encoding ATP-binding protein, translating to MLIYGMPGIGKSSFGFTAESPLLLDFDGGAHRSAFRQDIVPVGAWSEIATITAEDLKPYKTVVLDTVGRALDFLSAELIAENPKLATKAGALSLQGYGALKSAFASWLGRLNSLGLDVIMIAHDKESTNERDVKIVRPDVTGGSYNEIFKLADSVGYMYADGKKRVLDFNPTENYVGKNPAQFDVIEIPDYNREPRFAGRLIVEIKSALGQLSAEAQKVVTAVNAFRDRMPEIETAEEMTALLAEVDKLEEPVKAQCKRVMLDRCNELGLEYDKK from the coding sequence CGAGTCGCCGCTGCTGCTCGACTTCGATGGTGGCGCTCACCGCTCCGCCTTCCGCCAGGACATTGTGCCGGTCGGCGCGTGGTCGGAGATCGCGACGATCACGGCGGAGGACTTGAAGCCGTACAAGACGGTGGTGCTCGACACCGTGGGGCGCGCGCTCGACTTCCTCTCGGCGGAGTTGATCGCGGAGAACCCCAAGCTCGCAACCAAGGCTGGCGCTCTCTCGCTGCAAGGGTACGGCGCGCTCAAGTCCGCGTTCGCCTCCTGGCTTGGGCGGCTCAACTCCCTGGGACTCGACGTGATCATGATCGCGCATGACAAGGAGTCGACCAACGAGCGGGACGTGAAGATCGTGCGGCCCGATGTGACGGGCGGATCGTACAACGAGATCTTCAAGCTCGCCGACTCCGTGGGCTACATGTACGCGGACGGCAAGAAGCGGGTCTTGGACTTCAACCCGACCGAGAACTACGTCGGCAAGAACCCGGCGCAGTTCGATGTGATCGAGATCCCGGACTACAACCGCGAGCCGCGCTTTGCCGGTCGGCTGATCGTGGAGATCAAGTCGGCTCTGGGCCAGCTCTCGGCCGAGGCTCAGAAGGTGGTCACGGCGGTCAATGCCTTCCGCGATCGGATGCCGGAGATCGAGACGGCCGAGGAGATGACGGCACTCCTGGCCGAAGTGGACAAGCTGGAGGAGCCGGTCAAGGCGCAGTGCAAGCGCGTCATGCTCGACCGTTGCAACGAGCTCGGGCTCGAGTACGACAAGAAG